The Paramisgurnus dabryanus chromosome 1, PD_genome_1.1, whole genome shotgun sequence genome includes a window with the following:
- the LOC135749841 gene encoding B-cell receptor CD22-like: protein MKTKKLIILFICLLQGVWCKEWPISLPEKIEALSGSCVIINCMFDFDNKYDNYLTDSAVGVWLKDGDETNRVFESNRPENPFKGKITGKLQYKNCTTIFNDITSNHKGRFYFRIEGNGGLKWTYKQINVLIDVIESPPNPTVQMFKDQMEVEVQEEVLEGSSMCLRCSAKTLCSSSPPTLTWRSTDRLHLNESSRLQLDQQNQTEIISDLNFTATHLQHEVTFICTITYQLQQRITTAHSNITLRVQYAPKNTSVSVFPSNSVLEGSSVTLICSSDGNPAVFNYTWYRENGGQMEELQTGYNLTFNVTDRTHTGRYYCQTRNQHGTHNTSVLLDIQYAPKNTSVSVFPSNSVLEGSLVTLICSSDGNPAVFTWYRENGGQLEELQTGSNLTFNVTDRTHTGRYYCKARNQHGTQNTSVLLDIQYPPENTSVSVFPSKPVLEGSSVTLICSSDGNPVEYTWYRENGGQLEELQTGYNLTFNVTDRTHTGLYYCQTRNQHGTQNTSVLLDVQYATEKTSMSVLVNSVLEGSSVTLNCSSEGNPAVFNYTWYRENGGQMEELQTGYNLTFNVADRTHTGRYYCQAKNQYGTQNTSVLLDIQYYQPTLIGLLLTILTLILILYALTVGFALYRIRQLSNKLNVHNDAGTYASLQLTAPVSEYETLNIKKDDI, encoded by the exons ATGAAGACCAAAAAGCTAATCATTCTGTTCATTTGTTTGTTACAAG GTGTTTGGTGTAAAGAATGGCCCATCAGTCTGCCAGAGAAGATTGAAGCTCTGAGTGGATCCTGTGTGATCATAAACTGCATGTTTGATTTTGATAACAAATATGACAACTATCTCACTGACAGTGCTGTAGGAGTGTGGCTTAAAGATGGGGATGAGACAAACAGAGTGTTTGAGTCCAATAGGCCTGAAAAcccatttaaggggaaaataaCTGGAAAGTTACAATACAAGAACTGTACTACCATTTTTAATGACATTACTTCAAATCACAAAGGCAGATTTTACTTCAGGATTGAGGGTAATGGTGGACTGAAATGGacatataaacaaataaatgttttaatagaTGTGATCG AGTCTCCACCCAATCCCACAGTTCAGATGTTTAAGGATCAGATGGAGGTTGAGGTTCAGGAGGAGGTGTTAGAGGGGAGCTCTATGTGTCTGCGCTGCTCTGCTAAGACTCTCTGCTCCTCTTCTCCACCAACTCTCACATGGAGATCCACTGACAGACTCCACCTCAATGAGAGCAGCAGACTACAGCTGGATCAACAGAATCAAACTGAGATCATCTCTGATCTGAACTTCACTGCTACTCACCTTCAACATGAAGTCACTTTCATCTGCACTATAACCTACCAGCTACAGCAGAGGATCACAACAGCACACAGCAACATCACATTACGTGTTCAGT ATGCtcctaaaaacacatcagtgtctGTGTTTCCATCTAACTCTGTACTGGAGGGCAGTTCAGTGACTTTGATCTGCAGCAGTGATGGAAATCCAGCAGTGTTTAACTACACCTGGTACAGAGAGAATGGAGGACAGATGGAGGAACTGCAGACTGGATATAATCTCACCTTCAATGTGACTGATCGTACACACACAGGACGCTACTACTGTCAAACCAGAAACCAACATGGGACCCATAACACATCAGTGTTGCTGGACATTCAGT ATGCtcctaaaaacacatcagtgtctGTGTTTCCATCTAACTCTGTACTGGAGGGCAGTTTAGTGACTTTGATCTGCAGCAGTGATGGaaatccagcagtgttcaccTGGTATAGAGAGAATGGAGGACAGCTGGAGGAGCTGCAGACTGGATCTAATCTCACCTTCAATGTGACTGATCGTACACACACAGGACGCTACTACTGTAAAGCCAGAAACCAACATGGCACccaaaacacatcagtgttgCTGGACATTCAGT ATCCTCCTGAAAACACATCAGTGTCTGTGTTTCCATCTAAACCTGTACTGGAGGGCAGTTCAGTGACTTTGATCTGCAGCAGTGATGGAAATCCAGTAGAGTACACCTGGTATAGAGAGAATGGAGGACAGCTGGAGGAGCTGCAGACTGGATATAATCTCACCTTCAATGTGACTGATCGTACACACACAGGACTCTACTACTGTCAAACCAGAAACCAACATGGCACccaaaacacatcagtgttgCTGGACGTTCAGT ATGCTACTGAAAAAACATCAATGTCTGTGTTAGTTAACTCTGTACTGGAGGGCAGTTCAGTGACTTTAAACTGCAGCAGTGAAGGAAATCCAGCAGTGTTCAACTACACCTGGTACAGAGAGAATGGAGGACAGATGGAGGAGCTGCAGACTGGATATAATCTCACCTTCAATGTGGCTGATCGTACACACACAGGACGCTACTACTGTCAAGCCAAAAACCAATATGGCACTCAAAACACATCAGTATTATTGGACATTCAGT ATTATCAACCGACTTTAATTGGACTTCTGTTGACCATCTTAACACTGATTCTTATCCTGTATGCTCTGACTGTTGGATTTGCACTTTACAGAATTAGACA ATTGAGCAACAAGCTGAAT gttCACAATGATGCAGGCACATATGCTTCTCTTCAGCTCACTGCTCCAGTGTCGGAATATGAGACTTTGAATATTAAGAAAGATGACATATag
- the LOC135750508 gene encoding Schwann cell myelin protein-like: MDKLIILNVFIIIIFLQGVWCRDWSISLPEKIEALSGSCVTINCRFDIKSEYDNDLTDSAAGVWSKDGHQNNNNIVFNSSNSNLSLKGNITGKLKNKDCTTIFYNFTSNHTGAFFFRIEGNGELKYTYTQKSVSIDVIDSPSNPTLQMFKDQMKVEVQEEVLEGSSMCLRCSAKTLCSSSPPTLTWSSTDRLHLNESSRLQLDQQNQTEIISDLNFTATYLQHGVTFICTITYQLQQRNTTAQSNITLRVQYAPKNTLVSVFPSNSVLEGSDFDLQQ; this comes from the exons ATGGATAaacttattattttaaatgtttttattattattattttcttacaAG GTGTTTGGTGTAGAGATTGGAGCATCAGTCTGCCAGAGAAGATTGAAGCTCTGAGTGGATCCTGTGTGACCATAAACTGCAGATTTGATATTAAAAGCGAATATGACAATGATCTCACTGACAGTGCTGCAGGAGTGTGGAGTAAAGATGGacatcaaaacaacaacaatattgTGTTTAACTCCAGCAACTCCAATCTCTCTTTAAAAGGGAACATAACTGgaaaattaaaaaacaaggaCTGTACCACCATCTTTTATAATTTTACTTCAAATCACACTGGGGCTTTTTTCTTCAGGATTGAGGGAAATGGTGAACTGAAATATACCTATACACAAAAATCTGTTTCAATAGATGTGATTG ACTCTCCCTCCAATCCCACATTGCAGATGTTTAAGGATCAGATGAAGGTTGAGGTTCAGGAGGAGGTGTTAGAGGGGAGCTCTATGTGTCTGCGCTGCTCTGCTAAGACTCTCTGCTCCTCTTCTCCACCAACTCTCACATGGAGCTCCACTGACAGACTCCACCTCAATGAGAGCAGCAGACTACAGCTGGATCAACAGAATCAAACTGAGATCATCTCTGATCTGAACTTCACTGCTACTTACCTTCAACATGGAGTCACTTTCATCTGCACTATAACCTACCAGCTACAGCAGAGGAACACAACAGCACAGAGCAACATCACATTACGTGTTCAGT ATGCTCCTAAAAACACATTAGTGTCTGTGTTTCCATCTAACTCTGTACTGGAGGGCAGTGACTTTGATCTGCAGCAGTGA
- the LOC135749905 gene encoding sialic acid-binding Ig-like lectin 14 gives MDKLILLFFLLQGVWCGDWSVSLPEKIEALSGSCVTINCTFEIDNKYDKDLTDSAAGVWLKDGTDFLKNVVFNSSRTNLYFKAEIVGKLKSKDCATIFYNVTSNYSGQFFFRIEGNGGLKYTYTQKSVSLYVIASFPNPTVQIFKDQMEVEVQEEVLEGSSMCLRCSAKTLCSSSPPTLTWSSTDRLHLNESSRLQLDQQKQTEIISDLNFTATHLQHGVTFICTITYQLQQRNRTAQNNITLRVKYAPKDTSVSVFPSNSVLEGSSVTLNCSSDGNPAVFNYTWYRENEGQLEELQTGYNLTFIVTDRTHTGRYYCQTKNQHGTQNTSVLLDIQYAPKISLFSCNRTDVTVCLCEAHGNPSPKVEWFLSGRPVSNSTNTFISEERLSSTDLRSLISLHQSLTHTDTLQCVTNNTHGNASQEIQLLCSPQETTGISVFSVLIGAAFGVSIIIIILCVIKHFCKRRENSGSSKTRRKDINGLNLTDRANEEPVYANKAVLSPAEDASLNYPESLHYSSIDFTNNQTESEEIRGVSSLTTVYADVRHYSGQEEAKSSVGSVDPLPNSNISTVVKQENHNSTDTELQSGEVSDLYAQVKHCHTKK, from the exons ATGGATAAActcattcttttattttttctgtTACAAG GTGTTTGGTGTGGAGATTGGAGCGTCAGTCTGCCAGAGAAGATTGAAGCTCTGAGTGGATCCTGTGTGACCATAAACTGCACATTTGAAATTGATAACAAATATGACAAAGATCTCACTGACAGTGCTGCAGGAGTGTGGCTTAAAGATGGGACTGACTTCCTAAAAAATGTTGTATTTAACTCCAGTAGGACCAATCTCTATTTTAAAGCGGAAATAGTTGGAAAATTAAAAAGCAAGGACTGTGCCACCATCTTTTATAATGTTACTTCAAATTACAGTGGTCAGTTTTTCTTCAGGATTGAGGGTAATGGTGGACTGAAATATACCTATACACAAAAATCTGTTTCATTATATGTGATTG CCTCTTTCCCCAATCCCACAGTGCAGATATTTAAGGATCAGATGGAGGTTGAGGTTCAGGAGGAGGTGTTAGAGGGGAGCTCTATGTGTCTGCGCTGCTCTGCTAAGACTCTCTGCTCCTCTTCTCCACCAACTCTCACATGGAGCTCCACTGACAGACTCCACCTCAATGAGAGCAGCAGACTACAGCTGGATCAACAGAAACAAACTGAGATCATCTCTGATCTGAACTTCACTGCTACTCACCTTCAACATGGAGTCACTTTCATCTGCACTATAACCTACCAGCTACAGCAGAGGAACAGAACAGCACAGAACAACATCACATTACGTGTTAAGT ATGCTCCTAAAGACACATCAGTGTCTGTGTTTCCATCTAACTCTGTACTGGAGGGCAGTTCAGTGACTTTGAACTGCAGCAGTGATGGAAATCCAGCAGTGTTCAACTACACCTGGTACAGAGAGAATGAAGGACAGCTGGAAGAGCTGCAGACTGGATATAATCTCACCTTCATTGTGACTGATCGTACACACACAGGACGCTACTACTGTCAAACCAAAAACCAACATGGCActcaaaacacatcagtgttgCTGGACATTCAGT ATGCACCCAAAATCTCTCTCTTCAGTTGTAACAGAACTGATGtaactgtgtgtttgtgtgaggcTCATGGGAATCCCTCTCCTAAAGTGGAGTGGTTTCTATCTGGACGTCCTGTCAGTAACTCTACAAACACATTCATCAGTGAGGAGCGATTGAGCAGCACAGACTTGAGGAGCTTAATTTCTCTCCATCAGTCacttacacacacagacactctGCAGTGTGTCACCAACAACACTCACGGCAATGCCAGTCAAGAGATTCAACTGCTTTGCAGTCCTCAGGAGACAA CAGGTATCAGTGTTTTCTCTGTGCTGATTGGAGCTGCTTTTGGAgtttcaataataataataatcttgtGTGTCATTAAACATTTCTGTAAACG aaGAGAAAACAGCGGATCCTCAAAGACAAGACGAAAAGACATCAATGGACTTAATCTGACTGACAGG GCGAATGAAGAACCTGTTTATGCCAATAAAGCTGTTTTGTCACCTGCTGAAGATGCTTCGCTGAATTACCCAGAATCCCTTCATTATTCCTCCATTGACTTCACAAACAACCAAACAGAGTCAGAAGAGATCAGAGGCGTCTCCTCACTTACTACTGTTTATGCTGATGTCCGACATTATTCAGGACAAGAGGAAGCAAAGAGCTCTGTGGGAAGCGTTGACCCACTGCCCAACAGCAACATATCAACAGTTGTTAAGCAAGAGAACCACAATAGTACAGACACTGAATTGCAGTCAGGTGAAGTTTCTGATCTTTATGCTCAAGTTAAACActgccacacaaaaaaataa
- the LOC135749923 gene encoding sialic acid-binding Ig-like lectin 10 yields the protein MEELQTGYNLTFNVTDRTHTGRYYCKTKNQHGTQNTSVLLNIQYAPKISLFSCNITDVTVCLCEAHGNPSPKVEWFLSGRPVSNSTNTFISEERLSSTDLRSFISLHQSLTHTDTLQCVTNNTHGTASQQIQLVYCSHETTGISVFSVLIGAAIGVSIMIILFVITHLCKRRENSRFSKTRQDINGLNLTDRENEAPVYVNKAVLSPAEDSLNYPESLHYSYIDFTNTQIESKEIRGVSSLTAVYADVQNYSGQEEAKSSVGSVDPLPNSNIPTVKIADSKARHPQFSISTEIEQTQSKKA from the exons ATGGAGGAACTGCAGACTGGATATAATCTCACCTTCAATGTGACTGATCGTACACACACAGGACGCTactactgtaaaaccaaaaacCAACATGGTActcaaaacacatcagtgttgCTGAATATTCAGT ATGCACCGAAAATCTCTCTCTTCAGCTGTAACATAACTGATGtaactgtgtgtttgtgtgaggcTCATGGGAATCCCTCTCCTAAAGTGGAGTGGTTTCTATCTGGACGTCCTGTCAGTAACTCTACAAACACATTCATCAGTGAGGAGCGATTGAGCAGCACAGACTTGAGGAGCTTCATTTCTCTCCATCAGTCacttacacacacagacactctGCAGTGTGTCACCAACAACACTCATGGCACTGCCAGTCAACAGATTCAACTGGTTTACTGTTCTCATGAGACAA CAGGTATCAGTGTTTTTTCTGTGCTGATCGGAGCTGCTATTGGAGTTTCAATAATGATAATCTTGTTTGTCATCACCCATCTCTGTAAACG AAGAGAAAACAGCCGATTCTcaaagacaagacaagacatcAATGGACTTAATCTGACTGACAGG GAAAATGAAGCACCTGTTTATGTCAATAAAGCTGTGTTGTCACCTGCTGAAGATTCACTGAATTACCCAGAATCTCTTCATTATTCCTACATTGACTTCACAAACACCCAAATAGAGTCAAAAGAGATCAGAGGCGTCTCCTCACTTACTGCAGTCTATGCTGATGTCCAAAATTATTCAGGACAAGAGGAAGCAAAGAGCTCTGTGGGAAGCGTTGACCCTCTGCCCAACAGCAACATACCAACAGTTAAGATAGCAGACAGTAAGGCAAGACATCCACAATTTAGCATCAGCACAGAGATTGAGCAAACTCAGTCAAAGAAAgcttaa